GCATGCCGCCGACCGCGTGTGCGCCGTAGATGTTCACGTCGAGCTGCGACTCGCGCATCATGGTGTCGATCTCCTCCAATTTGTGGCGGTTCCCCGTGGCGACAAAAATATCCATAGGTGCAGTCTAGTTCATGAATGGCAGTTAAAAAGAGCAAAAAAGCCGTTCTGATCCAAAAGATGGCGAAGCTCTCTTTCTTACTCAGGCGGAGCCACCATCGTATCCAGCAAGGCCTTGGCAGCGCGCAGATCGGCAATGAAACCCTGCATGGCGTGCTCTCGGTCCGCTTCCGGCAAGCGTAGCAAGTAAGACGGATGCACGGTAGCGAAGAATACCGCCCCGAGGTCCTTGATCTGCGACCGTTCATGCATGCCCCGCATCGTCAAGATCTTGAAATCCGGGCGGATGAGCGACTGAGCCGGAGTGTTGCCCAAGGTTACGATCACTTTGGGCTGCACGTTCAGGATCTCACCCCAGAGCCAAGGGCGACAGGCCTCGATCTCGCTCGTGCTGGCCTTGTCGTGCAGGCGGCGCTTCACATCGTGCCCCGCCTTCCACTTGAAGTGCTTGACTGCATTGGTTACGTAAAGCTCCTCGCGGTCGATCCCAGCGCTGGCCAAGGCGGCATTCAGCAACTGCCCGGCAGGGCCTACAAATGCGCGGCCAGACAGGTCTTCCTGATCGCCGGGCTGCTCGCCCACCAACATGATGCCGGCCCTCTCGTTGCCCTCTCCGAAGACGGTTTGCGTGCTGCGCTCCCAAAGCGTACAGGCCTGGCAGCGTTCGGCCTCACGCCTCAGTTCTGAAAGAGTCGGCGTGCTGGCGGCGACTTGACCGGTGTCGGTCACCGGGCTTGCCTCGTTCAGTGCATGGAGCTGATGGAGGTAAGCATTGCGTGGCGCCGGGCGGGGAGCTTCGGGCTGCCGGGCAAGCATCTGGTGGGTGCGTTGGCCGGACTCGCGGGTCAGCGTTTCGATCAGCGCCGCCTCGGGCAGGTTTTGCCAATACTTACGAGGCATTTCGGCCTGCATGGCCTTCAGCCGGAGGCGCGCGGGGTTGAAGGTGCTCCGGTAATAGCTACGCCAAAGCTCGTCCTGAGCATCCTCCGCCGGCACCGCAGAACGATCCGCCCCCTTGCCGACGGTCAAGATCTCGCCATCCCAATGGATCGACTCTTCGGGAGTAAAGATCGACCAGTTCATCGCGGCGAAACGCTTGACAAAAAAATCTGCCGAGAAGGCGGCGATGCGATGTTCCGGCTCGAACCAAGCTACAAACTGTTCTTGACCATCTACTTCGCCTACCTTTCGAAAGCGCACGAACGCATGCATCTTGTGGCAATCGCGCCGCACGTTTTTGGCGCAAGCCGTCAGTCGGTGTACATCGTCGTCGGTCGTTTTCTCCAGCAAGTGTCGGTCTCCACCCAGCGTCAACCGCCAGAGCACGCGGTAGAGCAGCGGCCAGACCGCCGGACGATGGCAGGCCGCTGTCTGCGCCAACTCGACAAACGCCTTGGGCACCGGAATCCGCCCGGCCCCCGCAAGGGCGGTCTGCGGCTCCGCGTCTGCAAACAAAGACGCCTGCGCCTCCCCTTGCTCCCGCCAGTCGACGTGTTCCGGCAATACTCCGGCCTGCAGCAGGCGCAGAGCCTGTTGACGCCACGCCGGGTAAGTCGGCTCAATCGTCACCACTTCCATTTGGCGCTCAGAGCTCCCCCGTCGTAGCGGTCACTCGGGCCTCGAACAATGCCAGCTCGGTTTGCTGGGGGCGAGGTGCCAGTTCCCGGCGCAGGTCTCGTTGATCCAGCCCGGCGCGACCCGGGTGGTGGTCGGCGGTGATGATGAAAGGCAGGCACTTTTTGAGGCTCACCCTCAGCTTCAGCAGGTCTGCCAGCCGGATGGCGGACAAGCGGCGCAGCATCAGCAGTCGGTTGACGTTGCGCACCCCCAGGCCGGGCACCCGCAGCAGCAGCTCGCGCGAAGCCCGGTTGAGGTCGAGCGGGAACAGGTGACGGTTGCGCAGCGCCCATGCGAGCTTTGGGTCGACGCCCAGATCCAGATTCGCCTGATGGCCTTGGGCCTCGGTTAGTTCGTCAGCCCGGTAGCCATAGAAGCGCATCAGCCAATCAGCCTGATACAGGCGATGCTCTCGCACCAGCGGCGGGGACTGGGCCGGGAGCAGCGTGGAGGTGGACGGAATCGGGCTGAAAGCAGAAAAATAGACGCGCCGGAGCCGGTAATTGGTGTAGAGCAGGCTAGAACGCTGCAGGATGTCGTGATCGCTCGACTCATCCGCCCCAACGATCAGTTGCGTGCTTTGGCCGGTGGCAAAGGGCGGGGGCTGGGCGGCGTGCGCACGCTGGGCCGCCGCCTGTTTTTCCTCCGTCGCCGCCTCGATACGCTGGCGGATCCCAGCCATGGCCTGCTGAGTGCGCTGCAGGTTTTTCTCCGGGGCCAGCCGCCGCAGGCTCGCTTCGGAAGGCAGCTCCACGTTGATGCTGATCCGGTCGGCGTAGCGCCCGGCCTGGGCAATCAACTCCGCCGAGGCTTCGGGGATCGTCTTGAGGTGGATATAGCCGCGAAAGCCATGCTCCTCTCGCAGCTTGCGCGCCACCGCCACCACCTGCTCCATCGTATAGTCGGCGCTGCGGATGATCCCGCTGCTAAGGAAGAGGCCCTCGATGTAGTTGCGTTTATAAAAGTCGAGGGTCAGCCGCACCACCTCGTTGACCGACATGCGGGCACGCTCCACGCTGGACGAGCGACGATTGATGCAGAAGTGACAGTCGTAGATACAGACGTTGGTCAGCAGGATCTTGAGCAGCGAGATGCAGCGCCCATCGGGGGCATAGGAATGGCAGATCCCTACCCTGGTCGCCGAGCCGATGCCCTTGCCATCACGTGAATCCCGAGGCTTCGCACCCGAACTGGCGCAAGAAGCGTCGTATTTGGCGGCATCGGCCAGGATCTCCAGTTTGCGCACAAATTCCACCCGAGAAATAGTGCACAAATGAACATCTAAAGCAAATTGGAAATCCTATACCTTATGCCTTCACCCATCCTCGGTAGAGCGTATCGGGTCCAAAATGCTCGACCTGCAGGGCCTTAAGCTCCAGCGCGTCGGCCATGCGATTGACCGGGAGGCCATGGAAAGGTGTCGGCGCCTGGGGATCGAGCACGAGCTTGGGCGCCTGGTAGACAAAAAGGTAATCGACCTGGCGGTGCAGCCAGAGGTCGCGCGTGAGGTTGGAACCAGCCTCAAGGTAAAGCCCCGTCAGCCCCTTGACCAGCAACGCCTGCCGGAAGTGCCTCCAGAAGGCCGGCCCTTCGCCATGCACGAGCCAAAAGGTGCGGCTGCCCCCCGTGAGTGCGCGGACTTCATCGGTCAGGTGTTCGCTGGAGTCGAAGTGGCCCGCCCAGCGTTCGAGCCGTTCGCGATGGGCGCTCGGGATGACGGTGACGGTGAGGTCGGCGTAAGGGTCGCTGAAGAGCTGGAGGTCTCGACTGCTCTGGCCTAGGCTGCGCAGCGAGCGATCGAAAACGAAACGCGGGCGGGCTTCGGTGCCTTCGCGCAGACGGGCGGTGAGTTGCGGATCGTCGTGCAGCAGCGTCCCTGCCCCGGTGCCGATGGCCGGGAAGTAGTGCCGCCAGCGGTGGACGTCTTCCCGCGCCGCCGGGCCCGTGATCCATTTGGAATCACCCGTACGCGTCGCCGTATGGCCGTCGAGCGTCACCGCCACCTTCAGGGCCAGCAGCGGCTCCCCGGTGGCGATCCAGTGGTTGAAGACGAGGTTGAGGTCGTCGCATGCCTCGGCCAGCACGCCTTCGACCACTTCCACTCCCGCCTCGCGCAAGAGCGGATAGGCTCGCCCGGCGTGTTGGGGATTAGGATCGACCGAGCCTACCACCACGCGCCGGATGCCGCTGGCAAGGATCGTGCCCGTGCAAGGCGGCGTGCGGCCATGCGTGCAACAGGGCTCCAGCGTCACCACGAGCGTCGTCGAGTCGTCGAGCGGCGCGCCGAGGGCCTGCCAGGCGGCAATCGCCTGCTTCTCCGCGTGCATGCCGGGCGGAGGCTGCGTGCGCCCGCGCGCCACGACTTGCCCCTGATGCACCACGAGCGCACCCACCGCCGGGTTGGGGTGCGTGTGGCCGCGAGCCAGCCGGGCCTCCGCGATGGCCTCCCGCATAAACGGCGACCAGTCCATCGGCTAGGCGCGCACGTAGGGGTTGAGGCGGCTTTCCTCGTCCACCGTCGTCGCAGGACCGTGACCGGGCAGCAGTTGCGTCTCGGGCGGCAGGGTGAAAATCTGCTCCTTGATCGAGCGCATCAGCGTGGCCTCATCCCCGCCGGGCAGGTCGTAGCGCCCCACCCCGCGTTTGAAGATCGCATCGCCCACCACCGCGATTGCCAGCTCTGGGAAGTAGATCAGGATGTTGCCGGGGCAATGGCCGGGCACGTGACGGATCTCCGCCTTTTGCCCCAGTATCTCCAGCGGGCCGGGCTCCAGCCAGCGGTCGACCTGGGCCGGTCGCAGCTCGATCCCGGGGATCGAAAACGCGGCCTGCACCTGCGCATCGGTGATGATCGCCTCGTCGTCCCGGTGCGCCCACACGGGAATGCCCGCGTAGTTGAAGTAGTGCGCGTCGAGCATGTGGTCCCAATGCCCGTGAGTGAGGATCAGCGCGTCGATCGAATAGCCCTCTTCCCGCAGCCGCTGCTCGCAGGCCTGCCAGGCCTGCTGCGGCGCATCGAACACGACCGCGTGCTGCGTCGTCTCGTCTTTCAGGATGTAGCAATGCGTGCCGATCGGCGGCAACTCATGTCGCTCCAGTTGCATGAAGGGCAGCGTGGGGAGTAAGCGAGCGGTTGGCAAGGAGGGAGGGGCGTTCCGACGGTCTTGCCAATCCCGCCTGATTCTCTAAATTGAGATTCATGGAAGCCTCTCAGCGTATCACCATTCGCCCCGGGCGGCGCAGCGGCAAACCGTGTATCCGCGACACCCGCATCACGGTGTATGACGTCATGTCCTATTTTGCAGCCGGAATGACCGAGGAGGAAATCCTGCAGGACTTCCCGGATCTGGAGCACGAAGATATTCTGGCGTGCTTTGCCTACGCGGCTGACCGCGAAAGAAGGACATTCGTTATTTCCGCCGCGTGAAGCTGCTTTTTGACGAAAACCTTTCCTCCCGATTGCCTGAAAAGCTGGTAGATCTCTTTCCAGCTTCAAAGCATGTTCGAGACTTCGACCTGCGGGGCGCGGACGATATCAACATCTGGTACCGGGCGAGGTCCCAAGGCTATGCGATAGTATCCAAGGATGATGACTTTAGGGAAGCCGCCCTTATGCATGGCCCGCCCAGCAAGGTAGTCATCCTCGGCCTCGGCAACTGCTCCACCAAAGCGGTTGAAGAGTTGCTCCGGCATCGGGTGAAGGACATTGCTGCGTTTATCGCGGACCCTGAAGCGTCCCTCCTCGAGCTTCCATAGCCTCCCCCTTTTCCCTTGCCTCGTGGGTGCATGATCCGCACGCTGAGCGGTTTCTGCACGTGCCCATGGAAAATACGCTGAAATTTACGGTTCTGCCCGGCGACTATATCGGCCCCGAAGTGATGACGGTGGCCCTCGAAGTGCTCGAGAAGGTGACTTCGGCCGCTGGCCTGAAGCTCGACTACACCACGCACGATGTCGGCGGCGCCGGGATCGACAATCACGGCAAGGCCCTGCCCGAGAGTACGCTGAAGGCCTGCGAACAGGCCGACGCCATCCTGTTTGGCTCCGTCGGTGGGCCTAAGTGGGAAAAGCTGCCCCCGGCCGAGCAGCCGGAGCGCGCGGCCCTGCTGCCCCTGCGCAAGCACTTTACGCTCTTCGCCAACGTGCGCCCCGGCCTGCTCTACCCGGAGCTGCTCGACGCCTCGCCGCTCAAGTCCGAGCGCATCCCCGACGGCATCGACATCGTCTGCATCCGCGAGCTGACGGGCGGCATCTACTTTGGCCAGCCCAAGACCACCCGCGACCTCGAAGACGGCGACGTGGAAGCGATCGACACGATGGTCTACCGCAAGAGCGAGATCCTGCGCATTGCCGAAGTGGCCGCCCAGGCCGCTCTGACCCGCGGCAAGCGCGTGGTGAGCGTCGACAAGGCCAACGTGCTGACGACAAGCGTGCTGTGGCGCAAGACGGTGACCGAGTTCTTCGCCGAGAAGTATCCGGAAATCCAGCTCAGCCACATGTATGTCGACAATGCCGCGATGCAGCTCGCGCGCAGCCCCAACCAGTTTGACGTGCTCTTCACCGAAAACATGTTTGGCGACATCTTGAGCGACGAGATGGCGATCATCTGCGGCAGCCTCGGCATGCTCTGCTCGGCCAGCCTCGGTGCCGGCCAAAACAGCCTCGGCAACCCCTTCGGCCTCTACGAGCCCGCTGGTGGCACGGCCCCCGACATTGCGGGTCAGGGCATCGCCAACCCCTGCGCGCAGATCCTCTCCGCCGCACTCATGCTGCGCTACTCCTTCGGCCGCGACGACCTCGCCAAGCAGATCGAGCAAGCCGTCAAGGCCACCGTCCAGGCCGGCATCCGCACAGGCGACATCGCCTACGGCACCAAGGCCGTCAACACCCGCCAGATGGCCGACGCCATCGTCGAGCGCCTGTAAGCCAGCGGCATCACGTTTTCCATCCAGCCGACGCGCGAAAAGTGCGTCGGCTTTTTATTGCTTGGCCTGCTTCGCCGCCTGAATCGCCTTGCCGAAGATCCTCGACTGCTCGATTGGACCGTAAAAGCGACTGTCCAAGGCAAATCGTGAGTTGTCACCCAAGACAAAGACGGTCCCCGCCGGGATCGTGTAATCCTCGTCATTGCCGTAGGTGTGCAATTGGGGATCGCTCGGCTCTCGGTAAAAGGGCCATTCATCGTCCACGCGCATTCCGTTGAGGAAAAGCTGCCCGCCCTCCATCCGCAGGGTTTCGCCGGGGAAAGCCACGGCGCGCATCATGAGTATGTAACCTTCATCCGCCGGTGACTCGAACAGAATGATGTCCCAGCGCGAGATGTTCTGGAGGCTCTCTTCGCTGAAGCTCACCTGCACCATTTCGTTTTGTTTTATGGTCGGCTCCATTGACTGGCCGAGCATCTTCATAGAGCGCTTTTCTGAGTCGCAGCCAGCAAGCGCGCCGAGGCTCAACAGGGCGACCAGCAGAAGCTTCTTCATTGCTCCGCCTTTTTCGCCGCCTGAATTGCGGGCCAGGTCTCGCGCGTCACCGGGACGACCCCGGCCCGGGCGGCACGCTCCTTCACCTTGGCGACCATGCGCTCCATCGCCGGTCGTGCCAGTTCGGCAAGGCAAACATCTCTGGGCGGCCCTTTAGGTGGTGGATTATCCATCGGGAATTGCTACGCTAGGAGAAAATGCGGCTGTAATCAATCTGCAAGCGCCCTCATACCGCCTTCACCATCATCCAGATTGCCATGGCCATCATCAAGAGATTTTCGGTCAGGGAGAGGAAGCCGAGGGGGACGCTGCTGTCGCCGCCGACGCAGGCGCAATGGAGGTCACGCTTTTCAACATAGACGGCTTTGATGACCGAGATTGCGCCCACCACGCTGATAAACAAGGCAAGCGGTGCGGCGACCCAAGTAAGCAGACCGGCGATCATGAGCACCCCTGCCCCGCCTTCGACGAAGGCATAGAAATAGGCGTAGGGCACGTAGCGTTGTGCGAGGATGTCGTATTGCACAAAGCCGGTCGCGTAAGACTGCAAGTCCTGTAGCTTCTGGATACTCAGCGCGCACATGCTGAAGGCGATGAACAGCTCAGCCACGCGTATCACGTTCAGTGCACCCAGCATGGCCCAACAGGCCGTCAGCGCCATAAGGAACGTGACGGCAAAGATGGCGATGACGGGCTGGTAGGTCTCCCCTTCCTTTGGGTCGGGCCCCTTGCCCAAGTGCTCGCGCAGCTCGTCATAGCCGCCGAGGTGCTGACCCTCGATATAGATTTGCGGCGTCTCGTCCACCCCGTGCTCCTCCTTGAAAGCCTTGTTGGCTTCCATGCTCTCGAGGTGGTGGTCGTTGACGCTATAGCCGTTCCTTTTGAGCAAATCGAAGGCTTTGAGGCCCCACGGGCATAGGTGGTCGGGCGTGACCATGCGGTAAATGTCGGCTTTCTTCTTCATCGTTGCACTTCTCCTGTTCTGACGCGCTGCGTGACCCGCGCCGCCCATGCAGGTCGCAATTTTGGCTCTATTTGCCGGAGGTTATCTGAGCGATCATGGCATGTTCTTCGTTCTTACCGTCCAGTTCGCACTACGGCGGACCGGACTGTCCTCGTTTAGCAGCATATCCGATGCCGCGTCCTCACCTTTCAATTGCCAGTCGAGCCACGCCAGCGCCACGCCGGTGAACTCGCCTCCGTGCGGCCGGTGGTAGGTACCGCCATGGCCCACATCGAGGCTGGCCAGCACGATCGGCACCTGATCGACCCGCTCGAAGTCATCCACTGCGTTTTCGTAGGCGATGTCGGAGGGCCCGCCGATGATGTAGAGCACCGGGGCGTGGAAGTCTTCGAGCACGTCCTTGGAGAGCGCGGGCATGCCGGGCAAGGGGGATGGGTTCGGAAGCACGCCGCTGTTGCAGATGACGCTGGTGCGGATACGTGGATCGCCCGAAATCTCGATTGCCTGCAGCCCACCGCAAGACATCCCCATCGCGGCGACCTGCGACGTATCAACCTTGCCGTGATACTGGCTGTCGCGCGCGCCGTTCTGCTGAGTGATCCAGTCGAGCGCATCGAGCAACTGCTGCGAGGAGGTGGGCCCGCGGGAGGTCTCGTCGCGCACGTCGATCTTGTCCAGCCGACCGATGGCGAGGATCAGGTAACCGTGCGATGCGATCTCGTTGAGGAAGTTCTTATGCTCCTGCGTGGTGTTGGCACACGCGCCGTTGCCCCACAGCAGAATTGGGAGCTTTTGCTCGCCGCCGAAAGGCTCGAGATTCTCGGGACGAAAGATCGTCATCCCGGGTAGTCCCGGGTCCTCGGTCACGACAGCCGAGTGAGGGCCCGTGCCGCCTTCCTCGATGTAGACCGCCGCGTCACCGGACGTCTGCTTCGACTTGGGCTCGGCGGGATCAAACAGAGCGTAGGCCTTCGCCAAAAATTTGGGGTAAAGATCCTCCGCCTCAAACATGTTGGTGTAATACAGGACGATCAGGTCCTTCTCGGGGTCGACGATATAGGCGGTCTTGAGCATCCCGCCCCAGGCAAAGGCGGAATCCGAAACCGCGGGCACGGGCTTTTTCTCGGGGTGCAACTCGAAGCCGAGGCCGAACTGGAAGCCCTTTTCTGCCCCGCTGTTCTCCGGCAGGCGGTTGATCGTCGTCATCAGCTCGACCGTCTCCGGCTTCAAAATACGGTGCCCGTTGAATTCGCCTTTATTGAGCAGCATCTGGCAAAACTTGGCGTAGTCTTCGATCGGCCCGTTCAAGCCGATGGCGCCCTCGGCATAGGTTTGCTCTTCGCTGAAGGTGCCTTCGCTATAAATATTCGTGCCGGGCAAGAGCTTTCCATCCACGGCGCGGTAGGCTTTCACAAAGCGCTCGCGATCCTCTTCGCCATAATACCAGTCGGTCTCGTCCATGCCGAGCGGGTCGAGGATCTTTTCCTTCACATATTCGCGCAGCGGCTGACCGGAAATGCGCTCGACCATGTAGGCAAGCATGTTAGTGCTCACGTGGTAATTCCACTGCGTGCCGGGGTCGAAGCCGAGCGGATACTTCACCAGCGAAAGCATTTCTTCTTCGAGGTATTTGGCCTCGTAATTTCCGCCGCCGCTATGCTGTCCGGCGGGAACCTTTTCCGGCGAAAAGCCGCCGAAGCCAGCCGGGGCCTCGCCCGCCTTGCGCTCCGCCATGCGGATCTCCCGGACGAGTCCGGCGCCGAGGCCGGAGGTGTGGCTCATGAGGTGGACAAACGTCACGGGCGTCTTGGCCGGGCGCGTCTCGTAGGTGCCGTCTGCATGCACCTCCGTCACCACCTGGTCGGGGAACTCCGGCAAATACTTGGAGACCGGGTCGTCGATCGACACCAGCCCCTGCTCCACCAGGGTCATGAAGGCCACCGTCGTGACGGCCTTCGTTTGCGAAAACAGCACGTAGTAGTCGTCCGTGGTCGCCGGGATTTCGTTCTCCACATCCTTCCAGCCAAAAGCCTTCTGGTAGACGACATCGCCACCGCGCGCGACAAAACCGACCACGCTGCTCA
The window above is part of the Verrucomicrobiota bacterium JB022 genome. Proteins encoded here:
- a CDS encoding DUF433 domain-containing protein, encoding MEASQRITIRPGRRSGKPCIRDTRITVYDVMSYFAAGMTEEEILQDFPDLEHEDILACFAYAADRERRTFVISAA
- a CDS encoding UdgX family uracil-DNA binding protein (This protein belongs to the uracil DNA glycosylase superfamily, members of which act in excision repair of DNA. However, it belongs more specifically to UdgX branch, whose founding member was found to bind uracil in DNA (where it does not belong), without cleaving it, appears to promote DNA repair by a pathway involving RecA, rather than base excision.), producing the protein MEVVTIEPTYPAWRQQALRLLQAGVLPEHVDWREQGEAQASLFADAEPQTALAGAGRIPVPKAFVELAQTAACHRPAVWPLLYRVLWRLTLGGDRHLLEKTTDDDVHRLTACAKNVRRDCHKMHAFVRFRKVGEVDGQEQFVAWFEPEHRIAAFSADFFVKRFAAMNWSIFTPEESIHWDGEILTVGKGADRSAVPAEDAQDELWRSYYRSTFNPARLRLKAMQAEMPRKYWQNLPEAALIETLTRESGQRTHQMLARQPEAPRPAPRNAYLHQLHALNEASPVTDTGQVAASTPTLSELRREAERCQACTLWERSTQTVFGEGNERAGIMLVGEQPGDQEDLSGRAFVGPAGQLLNAALASAGIDREELYVTNAVKHFKWKAGHDVKRRLHDKASTSEIEACRPWLWGEILNVQPKVIVTLGNTPAQSLIRPDFKILTMRGMHERSQIKDLGAVFFATVHPSYLLRLPEADREHAMQGFIADLRAAKALLDTMVAPPE
- the leuB gene encoding 3-isopropylmalate dehydrogenase translates to MENTLKFTVLPGDYIGPEVMTVALEVLEKVTSAAGLKLDYTTHDVGGAGIDNHGKALPESTLKACEQADAILFGSVGGPKWEKLPPAEQPERAALLPLRKHFTLFANVRPGLLYPELLDASPLKSERIPDGIDIVCIRELTGGIYFGQPKTTRDLEDGDVEAIDTMVYRKSEILRIAEVAAQAALTRGKRVVSVDKANVLTTSVLWRKTVTEFFAEKYPEIQLSHMYVDNAAMQLARSPNQFDVLFTENMFGDILSDEMAIICGSLGMLCSASLGAGQNSLGNPFGLYEPAGGTAPDIAGQGIANPCAQILSAALMLRYSFGRDDLAKQIEQAVKATVQAGIRTGDIAYGTKAVNTRQMADAIVERL
- a CDS encoding putative DNA modification/repair radical SAM protein, coding for MEFVRKLEILADAAKYDASCASSGAKPRDSRDGKGIGSATRVGICHSYAPDGRCISLLKILLTNVCIYDCHFCINRRSSSVERARMSVNEVVRLTLDFYKRNYIEGLFLSSGIIRSADYTMEQVVAVARKLREEHGFRGYIHLKTIPEASAELIAQAGRYADRISINVELPSEASLRRLAPEKNLQRTQQAMAGIRQRIEAATEEKQAAAQRAHAAQPPPFATGQSTQLIVGADESSDHDILQRSSLLYTNYRLRRVYFSAFSPIPSTSTLLPAQSPPLVREHRLYQADWLMRFYGYRADELTEAQGHQANLDLGVDPKLAWALRNRHLFPLDLNRASRELLLRVPGLGVRNVNRLLMLRRLSAIRLADLLKLRVSLKKCLPFIITADHHPGRAGLDQRDLRRELAPRPQQTELALFEARVTATTGEL
- a CDS encoding glutaredoxin, coding for MKKKADIYRMVTPDHLCPWGLKAFDLLKRNGYSVNDHHLESMEANKAFKEEHGVDETPQIYIEGQHLGGYDELREHLGKGPDPKEGETYQPVIAIFAVTFLMALTACWAMLGALNVIRVAELFIAFSMCALSIQKLQDLQSYATGFVQYDILAQRYVPYAYFYAFVEGGAGVLMIAGLLTWVAAPLALFISVVGAISVIKAVYVEKRDLHCACVGGDSSVPLGFLSLTENLLMMAMAIWMMVKAV
- a CDS encoding serine hydrolase — its product is MKISSMRLAAACAVGFLFGSAYAAGPQEFNHQPDLEAVGVTPAEIEEIDALLESFVDEKKLSSVVGFVARGGDVVYQKAFGWKDVENEIPATTDDYYVLFSQTKAVTTVAFMTLVEQGLVSIDDPVSKYLPEFPDQVVTEVHADGTYETRPAKTPVTFVHLMSHTSGLGAGLVREIRMAERKAGEAPAGFGGFSPEKVPAGQHSGGGNYEAKYLEEEMLSLVKYPLGFDPGTQWNYHVSTNMLAYMVERISGQPLREYVKEKILDPLGMDETDWYYGEEDRERFVKAYRAVDGKLLPGTNIYSEGTFSEEQTYAEGAIGLNGPIEDYAKFCQMLLNKGEFNGHRILKPETVELMTTINRLPENSGAEKGFQFGLGFELHPEKKPVPAVSDSAFAWGGMLKTAYIVDPEKDLIVLYYTNMFEAEDLYPKFLAKAYALFDPAEPKSKQTSGDAAVYIEEGGTGPHSAVVTEDPGLPGMTIFRPENLEPFGGEQKLPILLWGNGACANTTQEHKNFLNEIASHGYLILAIGRLDKIDVRDETSRGPTSSQQLLDALDWITQQNGARDSQYHGKVDTSQVAAMGMSCGGLQAIEISGDPRIRTSVICNSGVLPNPSPLPGMPALSKDVLEDFHAPVLYIIGGPSDIAYENAVDDFERVDQVPIVLASLDVGHGGTYHRPHGGEFTGVALAWLDWQLKGEDAASDMLLNEDSPVRRSANWTVRTKNMP
- the lepB gene encoding signal peptidase I; translation: MKKLLLVALLSLGALAGCDSEKRSMKMLGQSMEPTIKQNEMVQVSFSEESLQNISRWDIILFESPADEGYILMMRAVAFPGETLRMEGGQLFLNGMRVDDEWPFYREPSDPQLHTYGNDEDYTIPAGTVFVLGDNSRFALDSRFYGPIEQSRIFGKAIQAAKQAKQ
- the ribD gene encoding bifunctional diaminohydroxyphosphoribosylaminopyrimidine deaminase/5-amino-6-(5-phosphoribosylamino)uracil reductase RibD — encoded protein: MDWSPFMREAIAEARLARGHTHPNPAVGALVVHQGQVVARGRTQPPPGMHAEKQAIAAWQALGAPLDDSTTLVVTLEPCCTHGRTPPCTGTILASGIRRVVVGSVDPNPQHAGRAYPLLREAGVEVVEGVLAEACDDLNLVFNHWIATGEPLLALKVAVTLDGHTATRTGDSKWITGPAAREDVHRWRHYFPAIGTGAGTLLHDDPQLTARLREGTEARPRFVFDRSLRSLGQSSRDLQLFSDPYADLTVTVIPSAHRERLERWAGHFDSSEHLTDEVRALTGGSRTFWLVHGEGPAFWRHFRQALLVKGLTGLYLEAGSNLTRDLWLHRQVDYLFVYQAPKLVLDPQAPTPFHGLPVNRMADALELKALQVEHFGPDTLYRGWVKA
- a CDS encoding DUF5615 family PIN-like protein, yielding MKLLFDENLSSRLPEKLVDLFPASKHVRDFDLRGADDINIWYRARSQGYAIVSKDDDFREAALMHGPPSKVVILGLGNCSTKAVEELLRHRVKDIAAFIADPEASLLELP
- a CDS encoding MBL fold metallo-hydrolase, with the translated sequence MQLERHELPPIGTHCYILKDETTQHAVVFDAPQQAWQACEQRLREEGYSIDALILTHGHWDHMLDAHYFNYAGIPVWAHRDDEAIITDAQVQAAFSIPGIELRPAQVDRWLEPGPLEILGQKAEIRHVPGHCPGNILIYFPELAIAVVGDAIFKRGVGRYDLPGGDEATLMRSIKEQIFTLPPETQLLPGHGPATTVDEESRLNPYVRA